CCATCGGCCAGCCGTTCGGCAAGAATGCGCCGGTTCTCGGGAGAACCGTCGTTGTATTTACCCGCGCCCACGTTGCCTCCCGCGCCGTTGAAGTGAATGTGCAGCGCGGCCGGAACGGCGAGCTGCCGCAGGAACCGCGCCACGCCCGGGAAATCAGGGTTGGCCACGCCTGTTCGATAGTAGCTTTGCGGATGCACGGCGTAATAGCTCAAGACAGCGAGAGGCCGGTCCTCATTCCACAGGCTCACCAGCGAAACCACCGGGTCAATCGTGCCTTCGGGCTCGGCGCGCAATGCCGCGTCGGCGCAGGCAGTATAGCGCGTCGCGCGCACCTTGCCGTCCGGACCGGGAATCCTGCGGTTCGACGCCACCTCGTAGACCGGCGCCGCGCCGAGGCCAATATGCGTCACCGGTTGCGCCTTTTCGACCGCGTCGCGCACGGCCTCCCGCAGTCGCGCGACGGTCTCGCGCGCGAAGTCGCCCTCATAGCGCCACAGGTCGATCCCGTGCTCCGCCAAGATGCGTTCCGCGGAAAAATCGCAGCCCGGTGCGTCGTGCTGATGCAGCGTGTGCACGGCGACACGTTCGCGCGTCGTGCCGGCAGCTTCCGCCAACGCATCGCGAAACGCGTCGTGGGCTTCATTGCCGATGCCGATCCAGTCTATGGCGCAGAGCACGATTGGCGCGTCAGCGTCGAGCAACACGATGCCCCGCGCGCGCAGGCCGAGATCCCAGGAATTGACCATGGGGTCATAGGCAAGCTGGCTGCCCACGGGCGGCGTGGCATCGATATCGAACGTGGCGGCGCGCAAGCCGTTTTCCGCCGTGGGCGCGCCTTCCCCGAAGGCTGCAAGCGCCGTCAGCGACAAGGACAGAAGGGCTACACAACAATTACGCATGATATCCTCCCCGCCCTTCGCGGGCTGGGCCTATTGCCACTTGCTCAGGACTGCATCCGCGTCGCGCTTCAACGCCGGCGCGGCCTGTTCCGCTTCCACGCGGCCCGCGATGATGTCCGTGAGCGCACGCTCGACGAGGTCGCGCACCTCCTGCCAGCCGGGGACGTTCGGCTCCGTGCGCGCGAACGACAGGCAATCGAAGGTGACTTTGCGGTAGGGCCGTTCTTCCCAGAGCCGCTGCACGTCAGGGTGCGCCGCGGCGGACTTGCGCACCGGCAAATAGCCCGTGCCCAGGGTCCAGCGCGCGCTGTTCTCGACGCTGGTGAGATATTTGATGAACGCCCATCCGGCGCGCTGTTGCTCGGGCGTCGTCTGGAACAAGACAAAATTCGGGCCGTACAGGACCGTCTTGGGGTTGGCCGGGTCATCCTGGGGGATGCGCGCCATGCCCCACTCGTCCATCCGGTCCTTCATCACCTCGGCAATGCCGCTGCTGGCCGCGCTTGAACGCATCGTGAACGCAACCTCGCCCTGCGTAAGCGCGATGTCGTCGTCGTAGCCGCCCGCAATCCGGTACGCGAGCCCCTCGCGCGCGAGCGTCTGATAGAGGTGGAACGCGCGCAGCGCCGCGGGGCCGTCGTACAGGGTTTGCGTACCATCGTATACCTCGCCGCCCATGCTGAAAATCATGCCGTCAAGCGTGCTGCAATCCACGTTGATCGCATAGGCGAACTTGCCGGATTGTTGCTTGACGCGGCGGCACTGCTCGACGAATTCGTCCCAGGTGGCGGGCGGATGATCGATACCGGCGGCACGCAGCACGACGCGATTGAAATAGAGCATCAGCACGCTCTTCGCAAAAGGAAACGAGTACATCTTGCCGCCGAACGTCGGGTAACGGTTCATCTCAAGAACCGCGGGGTAGAAGTCTTCGAGTTCTTCCGGCCTGAAGCCCAGTTCGGAGTCGTGAATGAGGCTATCGAGCGCGACGGCCGCGTCCGCGCGCACGTACTCGATGGTCGTGTTCGGATACCCGACGGCGAGCGCCGGAACCGTGCCCGCGCTCAGGCTCGCGAGCACCTTACGGTGAATATCTTCATAGCCCCCCGCGCGTTCGACCTTGATGGGAACGCCATCATACTGTGCATTGAACGCCGTGACGATGTCCTGGAGGAGAGTGGCTGTCTCGGCAGTCTGCCGGTCCCAGAACACGGCCGCGCCGGGATTAATGGCGCGGTATGCTTGTTCGCCGTCCCTGCCGCCACATCCCGCCGCTGCAATCAGACCAGCCAGACAAACTGGAACGAGGGCGCTACCGCGCATGCCGTCTTTATCCTTTGATACCCGCGCCGAGGGCCGCGTCAACGAAATACCGCTGCGCGGCGAAGTATAACGCCACGGTCGGAAAGATGACAACGGCGGTCGCGCACATGAGCAAGTGCATCTGGACGCCCTCATCGCCCTGGAAGTAGGTCAGACCCACCTGCACCACGCGCATCGATTCCTCCGCCGTGACAATGAGCGGCCAAAGCAGGGCGTTGTAGCTGCCCAGAAACGCGAATAGCGCGACTGTGGCCAGGGC
The nucleotide sequence above comes from Candidatus Hydrogenedentota bacterium. Encoded proteins:
- a CDS encoding ABC transporter substrate-binding protein produces the protein MRGSALVPVCLAGLIAAAGCGGRDGEQAYRAINPGAAVFWDRQTAETATLLQDIVTAFNAQYDGVPIKVERAGGYEDIHRKVLASLSAGTVPALAVGYPNTTIEYVRADAAVALDSLIHDSELGFRPEELEDFYPAVLEMNRYPTFGGKMYSFPFAKSVLMLYFNRVVLRAAGIDHPPATWDEFVEQCRRVKQQSGKFAYAINVDCSTLDGMIFSMGGEVYDGTQTLYDGPAALRAFHLYQTLAREGLAYRIAGGYDDDIALTQGEVAFTMRSSAASSGIAEVMKDRMDEWGMARIPQDDPANPKTVLYGPNFVLFQTTPEQQRAGWAFIKYLTSVENSARWTLGTGYLPVRKSAAAHPDVQRLWEERPYRKVTFDCLSFARTEPNVPGWQEVRDLVERALTDIIAGRVEAEQAAPALKRDADAVLSKWQ